One Lutzomyia longipalpis isolate SR_M1_2022 chromosome 4, ASM2433408v1 DNA segment encodes these proteins:
- the LOC129794839 gene encoding microfibrillar-associated protein 1, translated as MSSSMAGLNPIQSTAGAIPVRNEKGEISMQKVKVQRYISGKRPEYATYDTSGEESDDGDFVDTRQRGAEVRTVENYESGSKYSTVEINDPRLRRINAVAAEPREMRRHISMSESDSDEPEEVDVEDSRDVRGKMNRIQVSGSSDSESDAELSDAEIEKRRQMLRKKMLQQQKEEEIMQFEEEKAESSGSESYESETESEDMEDNEPRLKPLFVRKRDRTTIIEKEKEQTQERQAEYEAKKNLKQRRRQTLKLVEDCIKSDLAKPKSDKQEPSLEDVCTDDENDEIEYEAWKLREIKRIKRDREEREQIEKERLEVDRMRNLTDEERKQELRLNPKMVTNKITKGKYKFLQKYYHRGAFYLDQEEDVLKRDFSNATLEDHFDKTILPKVMQVKNFGRCGRTKYTHLVDQDTTQFDSPWYNESATNVKFHTERAAASKQVFEKPTLSKRK; from the exons ATGAGTTCATCAATGGCAGGATTGAATCCCATCCAGAGCACAGCTGGAGCCATTCCTGTGCGCAATGAGAAAG GTGAAATCTCCATGCAGAAGGTGAAGGTGCAGCGCTACATCTCCGGGAAACGTCCTGAGTATGCGACGTACGACACATCCGGAGAGGAGAGTGATGACGGAGACTTTGTGGATACGCGACAGAGGGGCGCAGAGGTGCGAACAGTTGAGAATTACGAATCCGGAAGTAAGTACTCAACGGTGGAGATTAATGATCCACGTCTGCGGAGAATTAACGCCGTGGCTGCTGAGCCGCGTGAGATGCGACGACACATCTCCATGTCTGAGAGTGATTCCGATGAACCCGAGGAGGTGGATGTGGAGGATTCGAGGGATGTGCGTGGCAAGATGAATCGCATTCAGGTGTCCGGGAGTTCAGACAGTGAATCCGATGCGGAGCTGAGTGATGCGGAGATTGAGAAGCGCCGACAGATGCTGCGGAAGAAGATGCTGCAGCAGCAGAAGGAGGAGGAGATTATGCAATTTGAGGAGGAAAAAGCCGAATCATCAGGCTCGGAGAGCTATGAGAGTGAGACGGAGAGTGAAGATATGGAGGACAATGAGCCACGGCTGAAGCCACTGTTTGTCCGGAAGCGCGACCGGACAACGATCATTGAGAAGGAGAAGGAACAGACGCAGGAGCGACAAGCAGAGTACGAAGCGAAGAAGAATCTAAAGCAGCGCCGGAGGCAGACGCTGAAACTCGTGGAGGATTGCATAAAGAGTGATCTGGCGAAGCCGAAGAGTGACAAACAGGAGCCAAGCTTGGAGGATGTTTGTACAGATGATGAGAATGATGAGATTGAGTACGAGGCGTGGAAGTTGCGTGAAATAAAGCGCATTAAGCGTGATCGTGAGGAGCGGGAGCAGATTGAGAAGGAACGCCTGGAGGTGGACAGAATGCGCAACTTGACGGATGAGGAGAGGAAGCAGGAGCTGCGTCTCAACCCGAAGATGGTCACGAACAAAATCACCAAAGGAAAGTACAAATTCCTCCAAAAGTACTACCATCGTGGTGCTTTCTACCTGGATCAGGAGGAGGATGTGCTCAAGCGAGACTTCTCCAATGCCACCCTTGAGGATCACTTTGACAAGACAATCCTCCCCAAAGTGATGCAGGTGAAGAACTTTGGGCGATGCGGACGCACCAAGTACACGCATCTCGTGGATCAGGATACAACGCAATTCGACTCACCGTGGTACAATGAATCAGCGACAAATGTTAAATTCCACACGGAGAGGGCAGCTGCCAGTAAGCAGGTGTTTGAGAAGCCCACCCTAAgtaaaagaaagtaa